In Acidobacteriota bacterium, a single genomic region encodes these proteins:
- a CDS encoding AI-2E family transporter, translating to MQIELSERQRATVAAAATIAAAAVILAAVVALFWAIGSFFAAFSNIFLPLAVAAVLAFVLRPYYELLNERLRFPRILAVAAVLLSLLLPVAGFAWFFGALAASQMTGLIDALPDASDRVVDWLAETLPAVNEFMETNPLGSRVRDAVEDMDLTSLLPGFGVVGDTTLDVLQGIGAGLASLFAWAVLPVYLCFFLIIDPDRFRKLDHLFPFLKPRTREDVVYLIQEFIDILVAFFRGQLVVAFLQGALFAIGFSIAGLRYGLVLGLALGFLNIIPYLGSIVGLAVALPIGYWQEGGGLNLVIWVLVVFALVQLIEAYVLTPRIMGDRTGLHPMAIIVAVFFWGSALNGIAGMILAIPLTAFLVVFWRLARERYIGEVV from the coding sequence GTGCAGATCGAACTCTCCGAACGTCAACGCGCCACCGTAGCCGCCGCCGCGACGATCGCTGCGGCCGCTGTCATCCTGGCCGCGGTCGTCGCGCTGTTCTGGGCCATCGGCAGTTTCTTCGCCGCCTTCTCGAACATCTTCCTACCGCTCGCGGTGGCGGCCGTTCTGGCGTTCGTGCTCCGGCCCTACTACGAGCTGCTGAACGAGCGCCTGCGGTTTCCCAGGATCCTGGCGGTGGCCGCCGTGCTGCTGTCCCTGCTGCTGCCTGTGGCCGGCTTCGCCTGGTTCTTCGGCGCCCTGGCCGCCTCACAGATGACGGGATTGATCGACGCATTGCCCGACGCATCCGATCGCGTGGTGGATTGGCTAGCCGAGACCTTGCCGGCGGTCAACGAGTTCATGGAGACCAATCCGCTCGGGAGCCGGGTCCGCGACGCGGTAGAGGACATGGACCTGACCAGTCTTCTACCCGGCTTCGGCGTCGTCGGCGACACCACCCTGGATGTCCTCCAGGGCATCGGCGCCGGCCTCGCCTCCCTGTTTGCCTGGGCCGTCCTGCCGGTCTACCTCTGCTTCTTCCTGATCATCGACCCGGACCGCTTCCGCAAGCTGGACCACCTCTTCCCCTTCCTCAAGCCGAGGACCCGCGAGGACGTCGTCTACCTGATTCAGGAGTTCATCGACATCCTGGTGGCGTTCTTCCGCGGCCAGCTCGTCGTCGCCTTCCTCCAGGGAGCGCTCTTCGCCATCGGCTTCTCCATCGCCGGGCTGCGCTATGGACTGGTCCTCGGTCTGGCGCTGGGCTTCCTGAACATCATCCCCTACCTCGGGAGCATCGTCGGCCTCGCTGTGGCGCTGCCGATCGGCTACTGGCAGGAGGGCGGCGGGCTCAACCTCGTCATCTGGGTGCTCGTCGTTTTCGCGCTCGTCCAGTTGATCGAGGCCTACGTGCTGACGCCGCGGATCATGGGCGACCGCACCGGGCTCCACCCGATGGCGATCATCGTCGCCGTCTTCTTCTGGGGCTCGGCGCTCAACGGCATCGCCGGCATGATCCTCGCGATTCCGCTGACCGCCTTCCTCGTCGTCTTCTGGAGGCTGGCGCGTGAGCGCTACATCGGCGAGGTCGTGTGA
- a CDS encoding DUF1801 domain-containing protein produces MKPFEDEDVAEKFEAYPPAIRGRLLVLRSLILETAKNTDGVGPIEETLKWGEPAYVTSQSKSGTTVRVGWKKAQPSRYAMYFHCRTSLIETFRGLFPDDLRFEGNRAIVFDEKDDLPEDPLRFCIAAALTYHRDKRANR; encoded by the coding sequence ATGAAGCCGTTTGAAGACGAGGACGTCGCCGAGAAGTTCGAGGCGTACCCGCCCGCCATCCGCGGCAGGCTCCTGGTTCTGCGCTCTCTCATCCTCGAGACGGCCAAGAACACGGACGGCGTAGGGCCGATCGAAGAAACCCTCAAGTGGGGCGAGCCGGCCTACGTCACTTCGCAGAGCAAGAGCGGAACCACCGTGCGGGTCGGTTGGAAGAAAGCGCAACCGTCCCGGTACGCGATGTACTTCCACTGCCGGACCAGCCTGATCGAGACCTTCCGCGGTCTCTTTCCGGACGATCTGCGATTCGAGGGCAATCGGGCCATCGTGTTCGACGAGAAGGACGACCTGCCGGAAGACCCTCTTCGATTCTGCATCGCTGCGGCACTCACGTACCACCGGGACAAGCGAGCCAATCGCTAG
- a CDS encoding UvrD-helicase domain-containing protein gives MTGQAARPLADETARRRIREALGESQLVEAAAGTGKTTVLVERLVALLEQGLGTVDGLAAVTFTRKAAGELKLRLREELDRRLVELRAAGVADGRTQNLEAAISRLEEASIGTIHSLCAEILRERPVEAGVDPGFGELAEDEAPRLFNRAFRSWIEEQLESMPPGLRRELARLTAGPWSPRQPPLDRLRDTALRLVEWRDFPSSWRRPDFDREAQLGDLATRVERLADLVRHGRRGDILRRGLDRVVELAAWIARARELGASKPDGGGVEADGGEAVQDQLEARLVELRRRLSGYGAPRKGRGGFAEGVARDQVWELWRRLAERLEQFVEAADADLAALLRDELAGAVERYEEAKNSLGKLDFHDLLIKARDLLRSDGTVRAHLQRRYSHLFIDEFQDTDPLQAEILLLLAADSPEPCDWREVRPAAGKLFVVGDPKQSIYRFRRADVVLYHDVKEMLAGRGVEVLHLTTSFRSVGPIQRAVNAAFAPLMTGDHQAGSADYIALGEHRESIAGQPAVIALPAPRPYGSRNLSNREIEACQPYATVEFVRWLIEDSGFEVEVPDPDRPGQRMRSRIRPRDVCLLFRRFLSWNRDTSREYVRGLEAVGIPHLLLGARSFHEREEVEALRSALKAVEWPDDDLSVYATLRGGLFAFDDELLLRFKARYGGWHPFRAPRRARENGEPPEEFRSLVEVLDFLAELHRRRNYRPIVRTVQEVLARPRAQASMALRPAGNQVLGNAQRVCDLARRYELAGGRSFRGFVEQLDEEAERPASTQAPVVEEDAEGVRIMTVHTAKGLEFPVVILADMTAGLSRGAERTVRPEDGLCAMRLLGLSPQELLDAKEIEDRREEAEGVRVAYVAATRARDLLVVPAVGDAQRKGWVQCLNDAVYPPAEQWRQSEPAEGCPAFGERTVARRPHDYENQPETSVRPGRHSFPGVAGEAGDTGYDVVWWDAELLDGKPPASYGLLGEDLLVEGGDDANRERFEGWQRRGEELVARGSEPSVSPVAVTELDFEPPGDPVDIVIEELPRSGDRPGGKRFGSLVHTVLRDVPLSGKAERIGDLARLHGALLGSTAAEVTAAEAVVTAALASPAAEAARTSQRVLRETPFLLPLDGEAEHRIVEGAIDLAHVDDEGGWIVVDWKTDLGDLDAPAGATGGNGVSRGERYRRQVRWYCFALEQLTGSPASGRLVLL, from the coding sequence ATGACCGGCCAGGCGGCGCGGCCACTCGCGGACGAAACCGCCCGCCGGCGGATCCGGGAGGCGCTGGGTGAGAGCCAACTCGTCGAGGCGGCCGCCGGCACCGGCAAGACGACCGTGCTCGTCGAGCGGCTGGTGGCCCTTCTGGAGCAGGGCCTGGGCACCGTCGACGGGCTGGCGGCCGTCACCTTCACGCGCAAGGCCGCTGGCGAACTGAAGCTACGCCTGCGCGAGGAACTGGACAGGAGGCTGGTCGAGCTGCGCGCCGCCGGCGTTGCCGACGGGCGCACCCAGAACCTGGAGGCGGCGATCTCGCGCCTGGAGGAGGCGTCGATCGGTACGATCCACTCGCTTTGCGCCGAGATCCTCCGGGAACGGCCGGTCGAAGCCGGCGTCGATCCGGGCTTCGGCGAACTGGCCGAGGACGAGGCGCCGCGTCTCTTCAACCGCGCCTTCCGGAGCTGGATCGAGGAGCAACTCGAATCGATGCCGCCCGGTCTGCGCCGGGAACTGGCGCGGCTCACGGCCGGGCCGTGGTCACCGCGGCAGCCGCCGCTGGACCGGTTGCGCGACACTGCTCTTCGCCTGGTCGAATGGCGCGATTTCCCGTCGAGTTGGCGGCGGCCGGACTTCGACCGCGAAGCGCAACTCGGGGATCTTGCGACGCGCGTGGAGCGTCTCGCCGACCTCGTGCGGCACGGGCGGCGCGGCGACATCCTGCGGCGCGGCCTCGACCGGGTCGTCGAGCTGGCGGCCTGGATCGCCCGGGCGCGGGAGCTGGGCGCCTCGAAGCCGGACGGCGGTGGCGTGGAAGCGGACGGCGGCGAGGCGGTTCAGGATCAGCTGGAGGCACGGCTCGTCGAGCTGCGGCGTCGTCTGAGCGGCTATGGCGCTCCCCGCAAGGGTCGCGGCGGCTTCGCGGAGGGTGTCGCGCGGGACCAGGTGTGGGAGCTCTGGCGGCGGCTGGCGGAGCGGCTGGAGCAGTTCGTGGAGGCGGCCGACGCGGATCTCGCGGCGTTGCTCCGCGACGAGCTGGCCGGTGCGGTCGAGCGTTACGAAGAGGCAAAGAACTCTCTCGGCAAGCTGGACTTCCATGACCTCCTGATCAAGGCTCGGGACCTGCTGCGTTCTGACGGCACGGTCCGAGCCCACCTTCAGCGGCGCTACAGCCATCTGTTCATCGACGAGTTCCAGGACACGGATCCGCTTCAGGCGGAGATCCTGCTTCTGCTGGCCGCCGACAGTCCCGAACCGTGCGACTGGAGGGAGGTGCGGCCGGCAGCAGGCAAGCTCTTCGTCGTCGGCGATCCGAAGCAGTCGATCTATCGCTTCCGCCGCGCCGACGTGGTGCTTTACCACGACGTCAAGGAGATGCTCGCCGGCCGCGGCGTCGAGGTCCTCCACCTGACGACCAGCTTCCGGTCGGTCGGGCCGATCCAGCGAGCCGTGAACGCCGCTTTCGCGCCGCTGATGACCGGCGACCATCAAGCCGGCAGCGCGGACTACATCGCCCTCGGCGAGCACCGCGAATCGATCGCCGGCCAGCCCGCCGTGATCGCCTTGCCGGCACCCAGACCGTACGGCTCCCGCAACCTGAGCAATCGGGAGATCGAGGCGTGCCAGCCGTATGCCACGGTCGAGTTCGTGCGCTGGCTGATCGAAGACAGCGGGTTCGAGGTCGAGGTTCCGGACCCGGACCGGCCCGGACAGCGCATGCGGTCGCGGATCCGGCCCCGGGACGTCTGCCTCCTCTTCCGCCGGTTCCTGAGCTGGAACAGGGACACCTCCCGCGAGTATGTGCGGGGACTGGAGGCCGTGGGCATTCCCCATCTCCTGCTCGGCGCCCGCTCCTTCCACGAGCGGGAAGAGGTGGAGGCGCTGCGGTCGGCGCTCAAGGCGGTGGAGTGGCCGGACGACGATCTCTCGGTCTACGCGACGCTGCGTGGCGGCCTGTTCGCGTTCGACGACGAGCTCCTGCTTCGCTTCAAGGCCCGCTATGGCGGCTGGCATCCGTTCCGTGCGCCGCGGCGGGCGCGGGAGAACGGCGAGCCGCCCGAAGAGTTCCGCTCCCTGGTCGAGGTGCTGGACTTCCTCGCCGAGCTCCACCGCCGGCGGAACTATCGGCCGATCGTGCGCACCGTGCAGGAAGTACTGGCCAGGCCCCGTGCCCAGGCGTCGATGGCGCTCCGGCCCGCAGGCAACCAGGTGCTGGGCAACGCGCAGCGGGTGTGCGATCTCGCCCGCCGCTACGAGCTCGCGGGCGGCCGCTCCTTCCGCGGCTTCGTCGAGCAACTGGACGAGGAGGCCGAGCGGCCGGCCAGCACGCAGGCGCCGGTGGTCGAGGAAGACGCGGAGGGAGTGCGGATCATGACGGTCCACACGGCGAAGGGGCTGGAGTTCCCGGTCGTCATCCTCGCCGATATGACGGCCGGCCTGTCTCGCGGCGCTGAACGGACCGTGCGGCCGGAGGACGGCCTGTGCGCGATGAGGCTTCTCGGCCTTTCGCCTCAGGAGCTGCTGGACGCGAAGGAGATCGAGGACCGGCGAGAGGAGGCGGAGGGCGTGCGGGTCGCCTACGTGGCGGCGACTCGCGCCCGCGACCTGCTCGTCGTGCCGGCGGTCGGCGACGCGCAACGGAAGGGCTGGGTCCAGTGTCTGAACGATGCGGTCTACCCGCCGGCGGAGCAGTGGCGGCAGTCCGAGCCGGCGGAGGGCTGTCCGGCGTTCGGCGAGCGCACTGTCGCCAGGCGTCCACACGACTACGAGAATCAGCCCGAGACGTCGGTCCGGCCGGGCCGCCACAGTTTCCCGGGCGTCGCGGGCGAGGCCGGTGACACGGGCTACGACGTCGTCTGGTGGGACGCCGAGTTGCTCGACGGGAAACCGCCGGCGAGCTACGGTCTGCTGGGCGAGGATCTGCTGGTCGAAGGCGGCGACGACGCGAACCGCGAACGGTTCGAAGGCTGGCAGCGCCGGGGTGAGGAGCTGGTTGCCCGTGGCTCGGAGCCGAGCGTGTCGCCCGTAGCGGTCACCGAGCTCGACTTCGAACCGCCGGGTGACCCTGTCGACATCGTGATCGAGGAACTGCCGCGGTCAGGCGACCGGCCCGGCGGGAAGCGCTTCGGCAGTCTCGTTCACACCGTGCTGCGCGACGTCCCGCTGTCAGGCAAAGCGGAGCGGATCGGGGATCTGGCACGGCTTCACGGCGCTCTGCTCGGCTCGACGGCCGCCGAGGTGACGGCGGCGGAGGCTGTGGTGACGGCGGCGCTTGCCAGCCCGGCCGCTGAAGCCGCCCGGACGTCGCAACGAGTGCTGCGCGAGACACCTTTTCTCCTGCCCCTGGACGGCGAGGCGGAGCACCGGATCGTCGAGGGCGCGATCGACCTCGCCCACGTCGACGATGAGGGCGGTTGGATCGTCGTTGACTGGAAGACCGATCTCGGCGATCTCGACGCCCCCGCCGGGGCTACCGGCGGCAACGGCGTCTCCCGCGGTGAGCGCTACCGCCGGCAGGTCCGCTGGTACTGCTTTGCGCTGGAGCAGTTGACCGGCAGCCCGGCTTCGGGCCGTCTGGTGTTGCTCTAG
- a CDS encoding PD-(D/E)XK nuclease family protein, producing MTDLPPASILASSSARARLAEAGKRLRECLETGDEVLLLAPSRGAADDLLRGLTGTGDGLLGVHAMSFHQWALQAAALDLAARDLRPITPLGTEAIAARAARLAAAEGKLERLSPVAGMPGFARSLAATLDELRSAGVSPSTLAGDDGTRDLGRLLERFADEMKRFGLADRSAVLKLAAAALGEGRAIVPPRSIWLDLSVRSRAQADLLRALAGRSREVVATVAAGDGESLEWLTSALGAEAVAKVDQDTDGEAGTVLGRVQCFVFETGVDVEGTPPAEPPPPGGGPPSVDLFSAAGEGQECVEIARRIRRAAADGLAFDRIAILVRQPTAYLPLIEDALGRASVPAYVTRGSLRPNPAGRAFLALLACAGERLSASRFAEYLSLGQTPKPAADGAPPKVDEVPWVEPAGEQLVLKSPEATNPEFTVVDADDAGESDEDAAPAGALRAPARWERLLVDAAVVGGAGRWRKRLEGLDAEFRLRLREVEEENEGHRGYLERQIARLGTLQSFALPLVGFLDGLPESADWGVWLDRLGELATMALRRPQSVLEVLAELRPLSEVDEVGLPEVERVLAERLRFRWREPPKRRYGRVFVGVAEEAAGRSFDLVFVPGLAEGVFPRRSGEDALLLDDRRRALSGAGYRLAVDVDRTRREQLLLRLAAGAAAHTLVASYPRVDLVQGRARVPSLYALDLLRAAEGRLPDLDTLGRRAAAAGAAIVGWPAPANPDEAIDEAEFDLAMLQPLLGGGLSDAERRGRARFLLSSNEHLARALRARARRWRKGWFPVDGLVDVGDEAREVLSRHRVGARSYSPTALQNFAACPYRFFLGAVLRLYPRDELVQLEQLDPLTRGSIFHEIQFRLFGALREAEFLPVTSARLEEAFSVLDAVLEEAERDFRDQLAPPIERVWQAEFEGLRGDLRGWLRQVADEGGLWTPVHAELGFGLARSRDRDPRSVREAAPVLEVARLRGSIDLVEADSAGRLRVTDHKTGGARHAGTSLVIGGGKVLQPVLYSLAAEAVLGRDVVSGRLFYCTQRGGYSLVSVPLDERSRGAVRRMLATVDGALEEGFLPAAPGKDECRYCDYRPVCGPYEDLRVARKQKSRLGALNDLRLEP from the coding sequence GTGACGGATCTGCCACCGGCGTCGATCCTGGCTTCGAGCTCCGCCCGGGCTCGCTTGGCGGAGGCGGGAAAGAGACTCCGCGAGTGTCTGGAAACCGGCGACGAGGTTCTGCTCCTGGCACCGTCCCGCGGCGCCGCGGACGACCTGTTGCGAGGCTTGACAGGCACCGGCGACGGTCTCCTGGGCGTTCACGCGATGTCGTTCCACCAGTGGGCGCTCCAGGCCGCCGCGCTCGACCTGGCCGCCCGCGATCTTCGCCCCATCACACCGCTCGGAACCGAGGCCATAGCGGCCCGCGCGGCGCGGTTGGCTGCCGCCGAGGGGAAACTGGAGCGCCTGTCGCCGGTCGCCGGCATGCCGGGCTTCGCCCGTTCGCTGGCGGCGACGCTCGACGAACTGCGGTCGGCCGGCGTTTCGCCGTCGACCCTGGCCGGGGATGACGGCACGCGGGACCTGGGCCGCCTGCTCGAGCGCTTTGCCGACGAGATGAAGCGATTCGGGCTTGCCGACCGGTCCGCCGTCCTCAAGCTGGCCGCGGCGGCGCTCGGGGAGGGGCGGGCGATCGTGCCGCCGCGCTCGATCTGGCTGGACCTCTCGGTGCGCAGCCGCGCCCAGGCCGACCTGTTGAGGGCACTTGCCGGGCGTAGCCGGGAGGTCGTGGCGACCGTCGCCGCGGGTGACGGCGAGTCGCTTGAGTGGCTGACCTCGGCGCTGGGCGCCGAGGCCGTAGCGAAGGTCGACCAGGATACGGACGGCGAGGCGGGGACAGTGCTTGGCCGCGTACAATGTTTCGTGTTCGAGACGGGCGTGGACGTGGAGGGGACGCCTCCGGCGGAGCCGCCACCGCCAGGTGGAGGGCCGCCGTCCGTCGACCTGTTCTCGGCCGCCGGAGAGGGCCAGGAGTGCGTGGAGATCGCGCGCCGCATCCGTCGTGCCGCGGCCGACGGGCTCGCCTTCGACCGCATCGCGATCCTCGTGCGGCAGCCCACGGCCTACCTGCCCCTCATCGAAGATGCACTTGGCCGGGCCAGCGTTCCGGCCTACGTCACGCGAGGCTCGCTTCGCCCCAACCCGGCCGGCCGCGCTTTCCTGGCCCTGCTCGCCTGCGCCGGTGAACGGCTCTCGGCGAGCCGGTTCGCGGAGTATCTGTCGCTCGGCCAGACGCCGAAGCCGGCGGCGGACGGTGCGCCGCCGAAGGTCGACGAGGTGCCCTGGGTGGAACCAGCCGGTGAGCAGCTCGTGCTGAAGTCACCGGAGGCGACGAATCCGGAGTTCACGGTTGTCGACGCGGACGATGCCGGCGAATCCGACGAAGACGCGGCGCCCGCCGGCGCTCTCCGGGCCCCTGCGCGGTGGGAACGGCTTCTGGTGGACGCCGCCGTGGTGGGTGGCGCCGGGCGCTGGCGGAAGCGACTGGAGGGACTCGACGCCGAGTTCCGGCTGCGGCTGCGCGAAGTCGAGGAGGAGAACGAGGGCCACAGGGGCTACCTCGAGCGTCAGATCGCGCGTCTCGGCACGCTCCAGAGCTTCGCACTGCCCCTGGTGGGGTTTCTGGACGGTCTGCCGGAGAGTGCCGATTGGGGTGTGTGGCTCGACCGCCTCGGCGAGCTGGCGACGATGGCGCTGCGGCGCCCGCAGTCCGTGCTTGAAGTCCTGGCGGAACTGCGGCCGCTCTCGGAGGTCGACGAAGTCGGCCTCCCCGAGGTCGAGCGCGTACTCGCCGAGCGCCTCAGGTTCAGGTGGCGCGAACCGCCGAAGCGTCGCTATGGGCGCGTCTTCGTGGGCGTGGCGGAGGAGGCGGCCGGACGTTCCTTCGATCTTGTGTTCGTGCCGGGCCTGGCCGAGGGAGTCTTCCCGCGGCGGTCCGGCGAGGACGCCCTGCTGCTCGATGATCGGCGGCGAGCCCTGAGCGGAGCGGGCTACCGCCTGGCGGTCGACGTCGACCGCACCCGCCGGGAACAACTCCTGCTCCGCCTGGCCGCCGGCGCGGCGGCTCATACGCTGGTTGCCTCGTACCCACGAGTCGATCTCGTGCAGGGCCGGGCCCGAGTGCCGTCGCTGTACGCCCTCGACCTGCTGCGGGCGGCCGAGGGTCGGTTGCCCGACCTCGACACCCTCGGCCGGCGGGCCGCGGCCGCCGGCGCCGCGATCGTCGGCTGGCCGGCGCCCGCCAACCCGGACGAGGCGATCGACGAAGCGGAGTTCGACCTCGCCATGCTCCAGCCGCTGCTCGGCGGTGGACTGTCGGACGCTGAACGCCGGGGCAGGGCGCGGTTCCTGCTGTCCTCGAACGAGCACCTTGCGCGGGCGCTACGGGCCCGGGCCAGACGCTGGCGCAAGGGCTGGTTTCCGGTCGACGGCCTGGTGGACGTGGGTGACGAGGCCCGGGAGGTCCTGTCCCGCCATCGCGTCGGGGCCCGCTCCTACTCGCCGACGGCGCTGCAGAACTTCGCCGCCTGTCCCTACCGGTTCTTCCTTGGAGCGGTGCTACGCCTGTACCCGCGCGACGAACTCGTGCAACTGGAGCAGTTGGATCCCCTGACCCGCGGCAGCATCTTTCACGAGATCCAGTTCCGGCTGTTCGGCGCCCTCCGCGAGGCGGAGTTCTTGCCGGTGACATCCGCAAGGCTCGAGGAAGCGTTCAGCGTGCTGGACGCTGTGCTGGAGGAAGCCGAACGCGACTTCCGGGACCAGCTGGCGCCGCCGATCGAGCGCGTATGGCAGGCCGAGTTCGAAGGCCTTCGCGGGGACCTTCGCGGTTGGCTGCGCCAGGTGGCGGACGAGGGCGGCCTGTGGACGCCGGTCCACGCCGAACTCGGGTTCGGCCTGGCGCGGTCGCGCGATCGGGACCCGCGGAGCGTTCGGGAAGCCGCCCCGGTCCTGGAGGTTGCGCGGCTCCGAGGGTCGATCGACCTGGTCGAAGCGGACAGCGCCGGTCGCCTGCGGGTGACGGACCACAAGACCGGCGGCGCGCGCCACGCGGGCACGTCTCTCGTGATCGGCGGCGGCAAAGTGCTGCAGCCGGTCCTCTACAGCCTGGCGGCCGAGGCCGTGCTCGGCCGGGACGTCGTCTCGGGCCGGCTCTTCTACTGCACGCAGCGCGGCGGTTACAGCCTTGTCTCCGTCCCGCTCGACGAGCGAAGCCGCGGCGCGGTCCGCAGGATGCTGGCCACCGTCGACGGCGCGCTCGAGGAGGGCTTTCTGCCCGCGGCGCCCGGCAAGGACGAGTGCCGGTACTGCGACTACCGCCCGGTGTGCGGCCCGTACGAGGACCTGCGCGTCGCCCGCAAGCAGAAGAGTCGGCTCGGAGCGCTCAACGACTTGAGGCTCGAACCATGA
- a CDS encoding PQQ-binding-like beta-propeller repeat protein has product MKPRRRPPAVLRAAGLLLAASLATEPVDLAVAAEGETLPPDLRTRTDGIDWPGFLGPNRDSKSLEIGIRTDWIGEPPPLLWHLELGEGYAAPSVARGRLFYFTRFGDRARLVAVRADNGEELWRSEYPTDYEDYYGYDGGPRTAPLIDGPRVYSVGADGFLRCNRIVDGAVLWERDTHAEYGVQQNFFGVASSPWIEDDLLIVAVGGSPAGAPNIHSGAVEPNGTALVAFDKRTGEERYRVGDDLASYASPVVIDFDGRRLGFHFARSGLIVFDPKAGREVDRFDWRARRLTSVNAANPVVVGNQVLLTESYEKGAVLLEYNTASEGDSDAFRSIWQDGPRNQAIAAHWNTPVHHEGVVYVSSGEKSPNAELRAVDWATGEVHWSQPRLARTQLLYVDGHFVVHSEVGDLLLVRATPDIYQQVAHIRLRADVDGRTVDLLRYPAWAAPVLSHGVLYVRGRSRLAALELIPPPAP; this is encoded by the coding sequence GTGAAGCCGCGCCGCCGTCCCCCGGCCGTGCTCCGCGCGGCGGGACTCTTGCTGGCGGCGTCCCTGGCGACCGAGCCTGTCGATCTGGCGGTGGCGGCCGAAGGCGAGACGCTGCCGCCGGACCTCCGCACGCGCACGGACGGCATCGACTGGCCTGGCTTCCTCGGTCCGAACCGCGATTCGAAGTCGCTCGAGATCGGCATCCGAACGGACTGGATTGGCGAGCCGCCGCCGTTGCTTTGGCACCTGGAGTTGGGCGAGGGCTACGCGGCGCCGTCGGTCGCCCGCGGCCGGCTCTTCTACTTCACCCGTTTCGGCGACCGGGCGCGTCTGGTTGCCGTTCGAGCGGACAACGGCGAGGAACTCTGGCGCTCGGAGTACCCAACGGACTACGAGGACTACTACGGTTACGACGGCGGGCCGCGCACGGCGCCGCTCATCGACGGACCGCGGGTCTACTCGGTGGGGGCTGACGGCTTCCTGCGCTGCAACCGGATCGTCGACGGGGCCGTGCTGTGGGAGCGCGACACGCACGCGGAGTACGGCGTGCAGCAGAACTTCTTCGGCGTCGCGAGTTCGCCCTGGATCGAGGACGATCTGCTGATCGTGGCGGTAGGCGGCAGTCCGGCCGGCGCCCCGAACATCCACAGCGGTGCGGTCGAGCCGAACGGCACGGCCCTGGTCGCCTTCGACAAGCGAACGGGCGAGGAGCGCTACCGCGTTGGCGACGACCTGGCCAGCTACGCGAGCCCCGTGGTGATCGACTTCGACGGCAGGCGCCTCGGTTTCCACTTTGCGCGCTCCGGTCTGATCGTCTTCGATCCGAAGGCGGGCCGGGAGGTGGACCGCTTCGACTGGCGGGCCCGCCGCTTGACCAGCGTGAACGCGGCAAACCCGGTCGTCGTCGGCAACCAGGTGCTCCTCACGGAGTCCTACGAGAAGGGCGCGGTCCTGCTGGAGTACAACACCGCCTCCGAGGGCGACTCGGACGCCTTCCGGTCGATCTGGCAGGACGGCCCGCGCAACCAGGCGATCGCCGCCCACTGGAACACGCCCGTTCACCACGAGGGGGTCGTCTACGTCTCGAGCGGTGAGAAGTCGCCGAACGCGGAGCTGCGGGCCGTCGACTGGGCGACCGGCGAGGTCCACTGGAGCCAGCCGCGCCTGGCCCGCACCCAGTTGCTCTACGTCGATGGCCACTTCGTCGTCCACAGCGAGGTCGGCGACCTGCTGCTCGTCCGCGCGACACCGGACATTTACCAGCAGGTCGCGCACATTCGCCTGCGTGCCGACGTGGACGGCCGCACCGTCGATCTGCTGCGCTACCCGGCCTGGGCGGCGCCGGTGCTGTCCCACGGCGTGCTCTACGTGCGTGGCCGAAGCCGGCTGGCCGCGCTGGAACTCATCCCGCCGCCAGCCCCGTGA
- a CDS encoding cupin domain-containing protein: MSQTPSYRRPAVVRRADDAPANQVELGTATTTQVLLGAADDTPHFAMRRFRMEDGGGMPLHTNQVEHEQYVLRGRARLVLGDETVEVGADDVLLIPAGLPHSYEVIEAPFEFLCLVPNRPDRIDLVG; the protein is encoded by the coding sequence ATGAGCCAGACGCCTTCGTACCGACGTCCCGCCGTCGTCCGGCGCGCCGACGACGCGCCGGCGAACCAGGTCGAGCTGGGTACGGCAACGACCACGCAGGTCCTGCTGGGTGCCGCCGACGACACGCCGCACTTCGCGATGCGGCGGTTCCGCATGGAGGACGGCGGCGGGATGCCGCTGCACACGAACCAGGTGGAGCACGAGCAGTACGTGCTTCGGGGCCGCGCCCGGCTCGTGCTGGGCGACGAGACGGTCGAGGTCGGCGCCGACGACGTGCTGCTCATTCCCGCGGGCCTGCCGCATTCCTACGAAGTGATCGAGGCGCCGTTCGAGTTCCTCTGCCTGGTGCCGAACCGGCCGGACCGGATCGACCTGGTCGGCTGA
- a CDS encoding AbrB/MazE/SpoVT family DNA-binding domain-containing protein: MLTPEPLTTKLSTKGQVILPKAIRRELRWAAGTRLVVENTPDGVLLKPEPVLPETRPEDVFGSVAYDGPPKSPQEMREGVLAEARRRHAGD; encoded by the coding sequence ATGCTCACGCCCGAACCACTGACCACGAAACTGTCGACCAAGGGGCAGGTGATCCTGCCCAAGGCGATTCGCCGGGAGCTGCGCTGGGCAGCCGGAACGCGCCTCGTCGTGGAGAACACGCCCGACGGTGTCCTGCTCAAGCCCGAGCCCGTGCTTCCCGAGACCCGGCCCGAGGACGTGTTCGGCAGCGTGGCCTACGACGGCCCACCGAAGTCCCCCCAGGAGATGCGGGAAGGCGTCCTGGCCGAGGCCAGGCGACGGCATGCGGGCGATTGA